A section of the Engraulis encrasicolus isolate BLACKSEA-1 chromosome 8, IST_EnEncr_1.0, whole genome shotgun sequence genome encodes:
- the LOC134453913 gene encoding olfactory receptor 52A5-like gives MQLFLIHLGGSFQSSILLLMAVDRLVAICWPLPTYAIIFIVIFHSHTGEARQKAIHTCGTHLVVITVGYLCVVCAFVGYRVSNIAPDIRILLTISYLIIPCAFNPVIYGIRTKEIKVHLMMIAAHGGSGHVPLH, from the exons ATGCAGCTGTTTCTAATCCACCTCGGTGGCAGTTTCCAGAGTAGTATTCTGCTTCTGATGGCCGTAGACAGACTTGTTGCCATTTGTTGGCCTTTGC CCACCTACGCAATCATTTTCATAGTCATATTCCATAGCCATACGGGGGAGGCACGCCAGAAAGCCATCCACACCTGCGGCACGCATTTAGTGGTGATCACCGTTGGCtacctctgtgttgtgtgtgcctttgttggGTACAGAGTCAGCAACATCGCACCTGATATAAGGATTCTTTTGACCATATCGTATCTGATCATCCCGTGTGCTTTTAATCCAGTGATATATGGGATCAGGACAAAAGAGATTAAAGTGCAT TTGATGATGATAGCTGCCCATGGCGGCTCCGGCCACGTCCCTCTGCACTAA